The DNA sequence CTACCCAAAACACTAAACTACATCCTGAAAGCCAACATCTGTCAAGGCTGCACTAAATGCGAAGAAGAACTCTGCAAATTCGATGCCTACGTGGTCGTCAGAAACGGGCAACTCGTCAGCGGCATCATCGACCGCCGAAGCATCGGCTCTGAACAATCTGAAAGTTTGCTTCACAGAATCATCAAAGACTACGGCACACAGGCAGGCCGAGAATTCCTCAACAACATCACCCACATGCTTAAAACCTTCATTTCGCTACGCGGCTTCAGCTACACCTACGAGCAACTGGTACTTTCGCCCCGCGCCCGCAGCCGAATGGCAAAAACTATGGAGCGCACCCAAAAGAAAATCGACGAACACATCGTTAACTTCCAAAACGGCACTCTTCCGCGTCTTCCTGGCCAAACCATGGAGGAATCTTTCGAAATCTATGTCATGCATGAGTTATCGATTGCCCGAGACGAATCAGGCAAGATTGCAGACGACGACTTCACGCTGGAGAACGCGGGCATCGTTATGACCCGAACCGGCGCGAGAGGCAGCAGCCTCAACATCGGCCAGATGGCGGCTTGTGTCGGTCAACAGTCAGTCCGAGGCAAACGTATCCTGAGAGGCTACGCGAACCGTGCGTTGCCCCACTTTAAACCCAACGATCCCCTGCCACGGGCCAGAGGCTTTGTCTACAACAGTTACCAGACGGGTCTGGATGCAATCGAGTTCTTCTTCCACGCTATGGGTGGCAGAGAAGGTCTCGTCGACACAGCCGTCCGCACCCAGCAGAGCGGTTACATGCAGCGCCGCCTCATCAACGCACTCGAGCACATCAGATTAGAATACGACTCAACAGTCCGCGACAGCGCCGGCGACATCATCCAGTTCCGCTACGGCGAAGACGGCGTGGACCCAGCAAAAAGCGACCACGGCAAAGCAGTCAACGTCAGCCGACTCATCGACCAGGTCCGTCTTGGCGAAGAGAAAGGCGCTGAACCAGCCTCCACAGACTTCATCAAGAAGCAGCTTAAAAGCGTCGAGGAACAGATCACCCCGATTCTTCTAGCACAGCTTAAACAGAACTTCAACAAAACCAAACTCAGCGAGAAAGCAGTGGAGAAAGCCGTCACCATAACCGCCCAGCAGTACAAACGTGCCTTGATGGAGCCAGGCGAAGCAGTCGGCATAGTCGCAGCGCAGTCAATCGGGGAACCCGGTACACAGATGACTCTTAGAACCTTCCACTATGCAGGTGTCAAAGAACAAAACGTCACCTTAGGCTTGCCGCGGCTCATCGAAATCGTGGATGCACGCAGAATCCCATCTACCCCCATTCAGACCATCTATCTGATGGGTGAACACGGCAAGAGCAAAGAAGCCGCAGTTGAAGTTGCACGCCACATCATCTACACATCCGTCGAGAACCTGGCTTCAGCTATCTATGAGGACCCTGTACGCGAGGAAATCATCATTGAACTTAACAAGCAGATGATGGCTGACCGCAACATCACCATGGAAGAACTCCAGAATCGGCTTGAGCTGCAGAACGCCACCGTCACAGTCACCGACACCACCGTGGAAATCAAGCCCAAGAAGGCTGAGCAGATAAAACGTATGCTGACAAAGATCCCCGGATTCCAAGTTAAAGGTGTGCCAGACATTAAACGTGTCCTAGTCACTGAGGAAAGCGGCGAATGGGTCATCCGAACCGACGGCTCCAACCTTGCAAAGGTGCTGGAGGTCGAAGGAGTCGACACCTCACGCACAACCACCAACAACATCCACGAAATCGCCAAGACATTGGGCGTTGAAGCCTCACGTAACGCATTAGTCCACGAAGCCAAGGGTGTCCTGGAAGACCAGGGCCTTGACGTTGACGTCCGCCACGTTATGCTCGTTGCAGACATGATGACTACCACTGGAGATGTGCAGCAGATCGGTCGCCATGGCATCAGCGGCAAAAAAGCCAGTGTGCTCGCGCGCGCCGCATTCGAAATTACCGTTCCTAACATCGTTGAAGCCGCCGTGAAAGGTGAAAGTGATCCTTTGGCTGGCGTGACAGAAAACGTTATAGTTGGGCAATCCATACCAATCGGGACGGGCTTAGTTGAACTGTACATGTCAACGTTTGAGCGTCAAAGTAAAGATGGAGGAAAAACAGAAGCATGATAGACATAGATAAAGCGTTAGCGTCCGCAGTTAAAACAGGTAAGGTATCCTTCGGAGCCAACACCGCCCTGCAAAACGCCAAAACCGGCAAAGCTAAGATGATTGTTTTAGCCGCAAACTGCCCAAAAGACATAAAAGAACAGATAGAATACTATGGAGAAATCTCGAAGGTTCCCGTTGTAACCTACAAGGG is a window from the Candidatus Bathyarchaeota archaeon genome containing:
- a CDS encoding 50S ribosomal protein L30e, giving the protein MIDIDKALASAVKTGKVSFGANTALQNAKTGKAKMIVLAANCPKDIKEQIEYYGEISKVPVVTYKGSSMDLAEVCKKLFIISAMSIRETGDSDILKVIEQ
- a CDS encoding DNA-directed RNA polymerase subunit A', with the translated sequence MASEELIHKVVDEISFGLISPKDLRKQSVVEVQTPDTYDEDGAPITAGLMDGRLGTLEPRQRCKTCGNTAIRCPGHFGHIELAVPIVHIEFTKIIFDMLKSTCRTCGRILLSEDAAKKARQRIERFNELLGNIPDEVYKEIMTDIKAKQCPYCAAPQFKITFEKPTKFIEQTEAGSEPLTPSMIRERLERISDEDLEVLGFNPKVARPEWMVLQVLPVPPVYVRPSITLESGIRSEDDLTHKLVDIIRINQRLKENMEAGAPTLIIQDLSELLQYHVTTYFNNEASGIPPARHRSGRALKTLSQRLKGKEGRFRSNLSGKRVDFSARTVISPDPNLDINEVGVPRDVAMRLSVPEKVTAWNIEEMKRLVVNGPEQYPGALYIIRPDGKRIRLEFVVDRTKIAEAVELGFVVERHLKNGDIAIFNRQPSLHRMSIMAHYVRVLPYKTFRMHLCVCPPYNADFDGDEMNLHVPQSEEARTESLLLMQVQDQILSPRFGGPIIGAIRDFITSAYYFTKRGNYLTRGQVDRILTTTNFTGDLPEPEIKEPVPLWSGKQIFSLFLPKTLNYILKANICQGCTKCEEELCKFDAYVVVRNGQLVSGIIDRRSIGSEQSESLLHRIIKDYGTQAGREFLNNITHMLKTFISLRGFSYTYEQLVLSPRARSRMAKTMERTQKKIDEHIVNFQNGTLPRLPGQTMEESFEIYVMHELSIARDESGKIADDDFTLENAGIVMTRTGARGSSLNIGQMAACVGQQSVRGKRILRGYANRALPHFKPNDPLPRARGFVYNSYQTGLDAIEFFFHAMGGREGLVDTAVRTQQSGYMQRRLINALEHIRLEYDSTVRDSAGDIIQFRYGEDGVDPAKSDHGKAVNVSRLIDQVRLGEEKGAEPASTDFIKKQLKSVEEQITPILLAQLKQNFNKTKLSEKAVEKAVTITAQQYKRALMEPGEAVGIVAAQSIGEPGTQMTLRTFHYAGVKEQNVTLGLPRLIEIVDARRIPSTPIQTIYLMGEHGKSKEAAVEVARHIIYTSVENLASAIYEDPVREEIIIELNKQMMADRNITMEELQNRLELQNATVTVTDTTVEIKPKKAEQIKRMLTKIPGFQVKGVPDIKRVLVTEESGEWVIRTDGSNLAKVLEVEGVDTSRTTTNNIHEIAKTLGVEASRNALVHEAKGVLEDQGLDVDVRHVMLVADMMTTTGDVQQIGRHGISGKKASVLARAAFEITVPNIVEAAVKGESDPLAGVTENVIVGQSIPIGTGLVELYMSTFERQSKDGGKTEA